From Cydia splendana chromosome 12, ilCydSple1.2, whole genome shotgun sequence, a single genomic window includes:
- the LOC134795459 gene encoding RNA exonuclease 5 — MVDCPTPKKRRKGNVNNQQLDVLRKETQNGTGDSAVDVNENKRARPKHMPKFRLKTAGETSSLSTPSIERIPLTLTDIQYVLLHSLLGNLNLAQPPRWYVLDKCNNIKQTTCLVLEGISIQHWNKLQDKFPKTKKIFEDYVEVLTPSVYGGSLVQELALVPLSENEKEILIQKYGSMNLALEARKDLMIMMRAVFPITGEVNEPLEISSEDKFPRTQLMLSAWQLIEESYPVPLKGKLESAYSDYVMTKDKYMPVTDKSPMFGLDCEMCITNAGSELTRVSLVDEKHNMIYDSLVKPYNDITDYLTRYSGITKSLLSNVTKRLEDVQKDIRELLPADAILVGQSLNLDLHALRMMHPYIIDTSVIFNFTGERTRKPKLKALAREFLKLDIQSGKNGHCSVEDSLASLKLVQLKLSKDLEFGDAVHTNREKYKENFKLAIAKEYALSIFNHMIEQKKTSLVVGCDNITGDYHTYLTQAKESLSSQFKKVKPKRVKLKTVDGIDEVISSLAESVKEYNFSMAHLKLDIDSENESKQIEHIDNWIQTMWSSLPHAALCAVVFGGTSDDNGLAMIKIKSSL, encoded by the exons ATGGTAGACTGTCCAACACCTAAAAAACGACGTAAAGGGAACGTTAACAACCAAC AGCTAGATGTTTTAAGAAAAGAAACTCAAAATGGAACCGGTGACTCCGCCGTAGACGTAAATGAGAATAAACGGGCCCGTCCGAAGCATATGCCTAAGTTTAGGCTAAAAACTGCAGGTGAGACCTCTTCCTTGTCTACTCCTAGTATCGAAAGAATCCCGTTGACCCTGACTGATATACAGTACGTGTTACTGCACTCATTGCTGGGGAATCTAAACTTAGCGCAACCACCCCGGTGGTATGTGCTTGACAAATGCAATAATATCAAACAAACTACATGTCTCGTTCTGGAGGGCATCTCTATACAGCATTGGAATAAACTACAAGATAAATtccctaaaacaaaaaaaatctttgaagATTATGTGGAAGTCTTAACACCATCGGTGTATGGAGGCTCTCTGGTGCAAGAACTAGCATTAGTTCCTCTGTCAGAAAATGAAAAAGAAATTCTGATTCAAAAGTATGGAAGTATGAACTTGGCTCTAGAAGCAAGAAAAGACTTGATGATCATGATGAGGGCAGTGTTTCCCATAACAGGGGAAGTCAATGAGCCACTTGAAATCAGTTCAGAAGATAAATTCCCCAGAACACAATTAATGCTATCAGCATGGCAACTGATAGAGGAATCTTACCCAGTTCCTTTAAAAGGCAAGCTGGAGAGTGCTTACTCAGATTATGTCATGACAAAAGATAAATATATGCCAGTTACAGATAAATCACCTATGTTCGGTCTAGATTGTGAAATGTGCATTACCAATGCAGGCTCTGAGCTGACTCGAGTGTCCTTGGTAGATGAAAAGCACAATATGATATATGATTCCCTTGTAAAGCCATATAATGATATTACAGACTATTTAACAAGATACTCTGGGATAACGAAAAGCCTATTGAGTAATGTGACCAAGCGGCTTGAAGATGTCCAAAAGGATATCAGAGAATTGTTGCCAGCAGACGCAATATTAGTAGGACAATCCTTAAACTTAGATTTACATGCTTTGAGGATGATGCATCCATATATAATAGATACTAGTGTAATCTTTAATTTTACTGGAGAAAGAACTCGCAAACCTAAACTCAAAGCATTAGCGAGAGAATTTTTGAAACTAGATATCCAATCAGGTAAGAATGGCCATTGTTCTGTAGAAGACTCACTGGCATCACTCAAACTAGTACAACTTAAACTTAGTAAAGATTTAGAATTTGGAGATGCTGTGCATACCAACAGAGAAAAATACAAAGAGAATTTTAAATTGGCAATTGCAAAAGAATATGCTTTATCAATATTTAACCATATGATAGAGCAAAAGAAAACTTCTTTAGTTGTCGGCTGTGACAACATAACAGGTGATTATCACACATACCTGACCCAAGCTAAAGAAAGTTTAAGTtcacaatttaaaaaagttaaacCAAAAAGGGTTAAACTGAAAACTGTTGATGGAATTGATGAAGTGATTTCATCATTAGCAGAATCTGTAAAGGAGTACAACTTCTCTATGGCGCATTTGAAACTAGACATAGATAGTGAAAATGAGAGTAAACAAATAGAGCACATAGATAACTGGATACAAACCATGTGGAGCAGTCTGCCACATGCTGCGCTGTGTGCCGTGGTGTTTGGTGGGACCTCTGATGATAATGGACTTGCTATGATAAAGATCAAAAGTAGTTTGTAG